The genomic region ACCCCTGCTTCTCGTAGAAGCGAGGGGCCTGGAAGTCCCATGTCTCCAGGCGGGCCGCCCGGCAGCCGCGTTCGCGGGAGGCGATGCGTTCCGCCTCCCACAGGAGCCGGGCGCCCAGCCCCGCGCCGCGGTGGCGTTCGTCGACCCAGAGGTATGTGACGTGGAGCCAGGTCGCCCAGGTGTAGCCGACGAGGCCGCCCGCCAGGCCGTCGTCCGTGTCGTTCACAGCCCACACGTGCAACGGGACGTCCCTTTCGTCCGGCGTTCCGCGCAGGGCGCGCAGTACCGGAGAGGCGGCCGTGTTCGTTTCCCGCAGGCGTGTACGGAGCAGATCACGTCGGGCCTTGTCGACTTCTGTCTCAAGACGGAACATGCGGCACACCATAAACGCGCAGGACAGTCAGTTCTGCAAATAACCTTCCGCTCCGGGCCCCCGGCCGTACTCTGATGAACAGCACCGGTGGGGGCCGGTGCCGATCAGGGGGCGAGACAGCCGGGTACGACACCCGGGGTGGGGGTAGCGGTTTCTGCGCGGCGGCGGCCGTGCGGCTGGCGGCGACCCGGCCAGGCTGCTGTGAGGACGGACGGACAGATGCAGCAGATCCGGGCACCCCGGTGTCGTACCCGTGCGGTTCGTCTTCCGACGATGGGGTATCCCCTGCTCTTCAGGAGCCTGGGGAAGGGGGTTACGTGGTTCGCATCCGAGTCCTGGTCGTCGACGACCATCGCATCTTCGCCGAGTCACTCGCGGCGGCCCTGGCCGCCGAGCCCGATGTCGAGGTCTCCGCGGCCGGCAGCGGCCCTGCCGCGCTGCGCAGCCTGGAGCGGGCGGTCGCCGAGGGGCGGCGGTTCGACGTGCTGCTCGTCGACGCCGATCTGGGCGGCAAGGTGCCGGGCGCTCGCCCGGCCGTACCCGTGCAGGAGGGCAACGAGGACGGGCTCGTCGACGGGATCTCCCTCGTCACGGGCGTGCGGTCCGCGCAGCCGAACGTACGGATCGTCGTGCTCGCCGAGAAGGACGACCCGCGCCGGGCCGCGCTGGCCCTCCAGGCCGGGGCCTCCGGGTGGGTCGCCAAGGACTGCTCGCTGTCCCGGCTGCTCACCGTCATCCGAGGCGTGCTGCGGGACGAGACGCATCTGCCGCCGGCCCTGCTGACCGGCGTGCTGCGGGAACTGACGGCCGCGCGCAAGCACCGCACCGAGAGCGAGCGGCTCGTCGAGTCCCTCACTCCGCGTGAGCGGGAAGTGCTGCGGTGCATGGTGGCGGGGCTGGGGCGCAAGGCCGTCGCCGAGCGCCTCTATCTGTCGCCGCACACGGTGCGTACGCACATGCAGAACGTGCTGGGCAAGCTCGGCGTGCATTCCACGCTCGCCGCCGTCGCCCTCGCCCGGCGGGCCGGAGTCGGGCCCGCCGACCTAGCCGGGGATGTTGTCGAACGGGGCGGTCAGCTGGCGTAGAAGCCCCGCCAGTTCGCCCCGCTGGGCGCGGGTGAGCTCCGCGAGGATCGCGCGCTCCTGGTCCAGCAGACCCGCCAGGGCCTGGTCCGCGCGGTCCCGGCCCTCAGCCGTCAGCCGGACCAGGACGCCTCGGCGGTCGCTGGGGTCGGGGAGGCGCTCCACGAGGCCCTTCTTCGCCAGGCGGTCGATGCGGTTCGTCATCGTGCCCGAGGTGACCAGGGTCTGGGTGAGGAGCTGCCCCGGCGAGAGCTGGTACGGCGTGCCCGCCCGGCGCAGCGCCGTCAGGACGTCGAACTCCCACGGCTCCAGGCCGTGCTCGGAGAAGGCCAGCCGGCGTGCCCGGTCCAGATGCCGGGCCAGTCTGCTCACGCGGCTGAGCACCTCGAGCGGTTCGACGTCGAGGTCCGGGCGCTCCCGGCGCCATGCTGCGACCAGCCGGTCGACCTCGTCCTCCATGGCGATCAGTGTAGTGGTTGTGTCGACGTAGAGTCTCTTGACATCCATTTTCTTGACGTCGAGATAAATTCAGTGTCACGCTGTGTGTGCGCCCCGTACGTCCCTTACGGACACCAGGAGGACCCATGCCCGCAGCCGCCCCCACCTGGGACCCCGCCCGGTACCTCCGGCATGCCGGCCATCGCGCCCGCCCCTTCACCGACCTCCTCGCCCGCGTCCCCGACCTCCCCGGCGACCCTCCCCGCATCGCCGACCTCGGCTGCGGGCCCGGCAATGTCACCGCGCTGCTCGCCGCCCGCTGGCCCGCCGCCCGGATCACCGGCTACGACAACTCGCCCGAGATGCTCGACAAGGCCCATGTCGAGCACGAGGGGCCCACGCCGGGCGGCGGCCGTCTCGACTTCGCCCACGCCGACGCCCGCACCTGGGCACCGAGCGAACCCTGCGACCTGATCATCAGCAACGCCACCCTCCAGTGGGTGCCGGGGCACCTCGACCGGTTCGCAGACTGGGTGGCCGCGCTGGAACCCGACGGGATCTTCGCCTTCCAGGTCCCCGGGAACTTCGACGCCCCGAGCCACCGGCTCATGCGCGAACTCGCGCACGCCCCGCGCTGGCGCGACCGGCTCGACGGCACTCTGCGTCACGCCGACGCCGTCCACACCCCCGAGGCCTATCTGGAGCGGCTCACCTCGCTCGGCTGCACCGCCGACGTGTGGGAGACGACGTACATCCACCTGCTCCAGGGCGAGGACCCCGTGCTCGACTGGGTGAAGGGGACCGGCCTGCGGCCCGTGCTGACCGCCCTC from Streptomyces chartreusis NRRL 3882 harbors:
- a CDS encoding GNAT family N-acetyltransferase: MVCRMFRLETEVDKARRDLLRTRLRETNTAASPVLRALRGTPDERDVPLHVWAVNDTDDGLAGGLVGYTWATWLHVTYLWVDERHRGAGLGARLLWEAERIASRERGCRAARLETWDFQAPRFYEKQGYEVVCVVPDYPPGITEYTLTKRLG
- a CDS encoding LuxR C-terminal-related transcriptional regulator, which encodes MVRIRVLVVDDHRIFAESLAAALAAEPDVEVSAAGSGPAALRSLERAVAEGRRFDVLLVDADLGGKVPGARPAVPVQEGNEDGLVDGISLVTGVRSAQPNVRIVVLAEKDDPRRAALALQAGASGWVAKDCSLSRLLTVIRGVLRDETHLPPALLTGVLRELTAARKHRTESERLVESLTPREREVLRCMVAGLGRKAVAERLYLSPHTVRTHMQNVLGKLGVHSTLAAVALARRAGVGPADLAGDVVERGGQLA
- the tamR gene encoding MarR family transcriptional regulator TamR, with product MEDEVDRLVAAWRRERPDLDVEPLEVLSRVSRLARHLDRARRLAFSEHGLEPWEFDVLTALRRAGTPYQLSPGQLLTQTLVTSGTMTNRIDRLAKKGLVERLPDPSDRRGVLVRLTAEGRDRADQALAGLLDQERAILAELTRAQRGELAGLLRQLTAPFDNIPG
- a CDS encoding trans-aconitate 2-methyltransferase; this encodes MPAAAPTWDPARYLRHAGHRARPFTDLLARVPDLPGDPPRIADLGCGPGNVTALLAARWPAARITGYDNSPEMLDKAHVEHEGPTPGGGRLDFAHADARTWAPSEPCDLIISNATLQWVPGHLDRFADWVAALEPDGIFAFQVPGNFDAPSHRLMRELAHAPRWRDRLDGTLRHADAVHTPEAYLERLTSLGCTADVWETTYIHLLQGEDPVLDWVKGTGLRPVLTALAEDPEARDGFLAEYRAALREAYPAGPHGTPFPFRRVFAVARKQV